The following nucleotide sequence is from Cucumis melo cultivar AY chromosome 1, USDA_Cmelo_AY_1.0, whole genome shotgun sequence.
CAACTCTATTTTCATAATTATGTCTTTAAATTCTCTACCCAAAGAATAGACTCTTAATCTTCTCTCAAGTAACCTAATTTCTTCGAAAATTTTAGGTTAAGTTTTAGGCTAAGTACTATTTTCTAAACTAAGATACtaaaaggagagaaaatcaTGGAGTACATTAATAAAATATCTGAACTAGGTTGTCACATCTTTTAACACTCATAATGCACACCCCAACCTAAAAGAGAATTGTATTAAACTAGGTACTATTGACATTAAACCATTGTTGGACTCAAAAGCGTAAAGAGAGACGAGTAAAAGTAAAGTGTGTTACCATAAGCATTTCCTATCTTGTTAGTGTCCTTGAAGGCGAGAGTGACAGCTAAAAAAGCAAGCATGAGTAGAAAGTTGACTTGAGGGATATATACTTGGCCTTCATACTTAGAAGAAGTATGAACAATTTTAACTCTTGGAAAACACCCAAGTGAAAGAGATTGTTGAATTATAGAGAATGTTCCTGAAATCATAGCTTGACTTGCAATAATGGCTGATAATACAGCCACCACAAACATTGGATAGTATAAAGGATCTGCATTTGTTTACCAAAACGAAGAACTGAAGTTGAAGATATTAGATCAAACCAAATTTGACAGTACAATCgacaaaagaaacaaaaacgaGGGTGGATGAGTTTGGGTTGGACCTGGAATGGATTTAAAGAAGGTATCTCCAACATCATCAATGTGTATACGAAGATAAGAGGCTTGTCCTGTGTAAGCAAGCAATAAAGCTGGATATGTAACCGCACACATACTTATTTGAATTGATCTCACACTGAAATGCCCAACATCAGCAAATAATGCTTCTGTCCCTACATTATTtccattatatattttttaaccaTATAATTTAAcacaataatatataaattaaaatgtgTTTCATTCAATTGAGTTAAATGAATTTACTTTTATACCTGTTATAGAGAGAACAATGCCACCAAGGGAAATCCAAGCTTCGGTTTTGTTTCTTCTAAAATAGTCAATAATATATTTAGGGTTTAAAGCTGTAACGACTGAAGGATCATAGTTGACAAAATTGTAGAAGCCAATGGCAGCAATGAAAATGAACCAAATGCATATAATTGGAGCAAATGTGTAGCCAACTTTGTCTGTTCCAAATCTTTGAGCCATGAAAAGACACACTAATATCCCAGCTGATATCCCCACTATTGTATCTGTTTCATCATTTTCAGATCCAATTATGAGCtatcaaaaaaatttaattaattcactttttttttatcatgttTACTTAGACATTTTGCAAACGTAATCTAGATATAGGAATTAAGGTCACTTATACTCTGCGTTGTCTTCTTAACATTATCTTTACCTTTATTGTTTAGGGTTAAtcaaaaaaaagttaaaaagaaaataatttcaatgacgtaatcatatataattatcaTAACATCACTGTAACAGACTAACAGTAATAGTAGAGGTAATGGGCGTTTAATgtatattttcaaaaacaataaGATGAAGTACTCTTCGTCCctctaattaaaattgaacatTTTGATTACATATTTGACGGGTCCACAACTCATTATATCACAAGTAAACAACAATATGGAATAGTGGATGTTGAATATTATTGCATCATAATAGGGATGTATTTAAAAGAGCCAAAGAATATTAAATGTGGGCCATTATTGTTTACTAGGATAAATCAAATCATTACTTGACTTTGATATTCTTGTTGTATtacattattattctttttcctaAAGAAAACTATTACTTTTTAAGAGAATATCCTTACCAAGTTTAGTTAATTTAGACTTAACTTTAATTACTTTGGTCTTCAGATCatagaaaattttgtttttttttttttttaattttgctcatttaaaattaatttgacCTTTTCATTCGTATTGTAATTAGGAAAATTGCATCAGATgacaaattttttttgaaaaaacagtccataaaacctttttttttagcATATTGCAagtatgacaagtaattagatatatcatacgACTATCAAAGAGTTATCAGAGGGCTAtctgcttttaaatttgctacttttgtaGTTTAGAAAATGTAATGACATGGATaatattatcataaaattttCGTTATTTTCCAAACATCCCTCGTAATTATTTTCAACGTTGTTTTAACCTTTTTAACATATATTTGAATGTTACAGGTCCTACAACAATATTTGAATGTCATGAAAATCCATCGATTATATTTTTGTTACAGGTCCTATAACATATATTTGAATGTTACAGGTCCCACAAATATCCATATCTTAGTATAGAAAACTTGGCTCTCAGCTTccattatatttttgtttttttcaaaataaagcTATGGAATATTAATTTCTAAGTAACTAATCAGCATGAAGGTTGGTATGATTAAATATTTGTgtgatatttaatttagtaatgAAAATAAGAGGAAATAGTACCTTGTGTTATTGAAGATATAGCAATTCTAATGCCTCCAACAGCTGACAAAACTGCAATAATTACAAAATACAAGGATTTAACTGCAAAGTCAAAAACAAAAGAGAGCAAAATGAAATACAACTCTTCCATATTTACACTCATTgccattttttcttcttcttcctctttaaTTTTAGTCAAATTTTGCTGTAAAATAATTCCAAAGGAAAATTTGACTAACCTTAATGATTTTGACTCCCAACCTACTCCCAGAAAAAGGGGGACAAGATGGCATTTGTCACTATGAACAAAAGTCTATGAGAATTTTAATATCTTTTGCAAAAtcacaattatatatatatagtgtaaATTTTCATCTTATTTGTTCCTAAACATAGTTTGtatagtaattaaattaatttcagTTATAtagtatgtatgtatatataaatgtGACATATACGAACTCCAACATGTGTTAGTGTGTGGATTGAGAATTCAATGTTTTATAATGtgtaataccaaaaaaaattgacttCACAATTTTTTTGGAACAAGTTACAAAGTATTTAATAAATATGAtgtcaattattattattctttatcaACTCAATTTTTTAATCAATTTAGTCTCTTACATTCAAAAAATTCGTAGATAAGCTTAAGTGACATGATGAAACACCTAAGAAAAAAGTTTCTAATTCATCCTCCAAATATGTAAGAGTCAATtgaaattttaaactttttttttatgtacCATAATTTCTCTTCTCTAGTTAAATTTATCTATCGTCTCATTAAAGTATCATGTTGTGTGTAAATTAATGATCTATCAACTACAACAATACTTACcacaaagaagaaaatatatatttagctACCAAGAGTATCTATATACGATTACCCGAAATGCAAGGAGTGAGAACCCCATCACCGATGACCATGGAGGTGCCAAGCATGGTTGCAAAGAGCAAGAAAAGTTTCGCAGAGCGACGGTTCTCGAGTTGCGATTTCAACCATGACGCCCGCCGCACACGGTTGTTGGGAATGTCCAATTCGTAATTAGAAACCTCCTCGTCCTCGGCTTGTTGGCTAGGTATTAACCCTACTTTGGCATATCGGCAAAGTAGAGAATACATTGCAAATGTTCCTCCTATATGTTTCAAAACCCAAAAATGgaccaaattaaaattttaatttattcttttctcttctattttttaaatacaacACATCAAAACCTCCGACTTTTATATAATAAGATTATATCAATTATCGTTGAATTGAGCTAGATTTCACTTTGACATTTTCATCACCTCTCGATAAAATAACTAATGTATTGATGAGTAAAAAAATGTAGTCTTTTATTTAGCAAGAGtatcttaatttcttttctatagtaactaaaatagaataaatttaataaactaggaaatgaaatatatatatatatatatatatatatatatatataaaaagaagaagtctatttttcttttaaaacattATTTACGAGGATAAAAAAGTCAATAAGACATCTAGGCTGCATGTGTGCCACGTGGATGACTTTTAACGGCTAATTAACATTTAAATCTACTCACAAAAATAAGGTTTTAATTGGtatgttttcatttttaatttttttaacaaaatactaaaggaaaaaatatttttaaatttacatATAATTTAAATGTATAGTAGaatattaaaaagagaaaacgTAAAAAGTTAATTTTGTTGCCAACTTTCTTTTCTTGGGAATCTGTAAATGTGAATgtggtaaaagaaaaaaaacctacGTTTCATTGGTAAATGGTAAGTAACTTTCTTTAATTTACCTAATTACAAACTTTAGATAAGTAACTTTTCTCTAATATAACATTTTTATTAGGTGGAAAGATGATAGGATGTATGATTGAACTTTCGACTTTTTAAGGATAAAAGTGATGTCAATACTACTAAATTAATACTATTAATCTACGTCTCATTCCAAGTTTTGTAGTGTTGTAAAGTAATTATTGTTCTAAAGATGAGttcatttcaaaattttctttaaatttacaAAACTAAATAGTTTGTATTTTGTAAAAGCTTCAATAAAAGACAATTAGTGTAGGTGCATTCGGGTATTGATTAATTCAATCGACAAATTTGGTAGCACTATCACATCTCAAAGATAGAAGCATACATGTGTTACTAATACAATAATtgttggaaaagaaaagatcaaaaggaaaaaaaaaagatgatctTGGAGGTAGAGAATAAATATAAACGAACACTTATGACTGATGTTCGATATTTAAAAATTCAATAACACATTCATCAAATCATCTTAATCTAACGTTTATAATCACAAAGGATCATATACCGTCCTATTTTAAGTTGGGTTGGtttcaaattaataaaattaaatttggcTAAATCCAACCGAATCTCGAACTTATTTGTAAATTCTAAATATATAAATGCATCATGCAATTATATTacacatatattttttaattttataacttCTTTTTTCTTACTTTTTCCTCGACCATACTCAAGAATTTAGAACTaattttccaaaaatatatattgaaattGACGCAAATTGGGCCAAGCATCACATAAAGAGCACGAGATaagtttaatcttttatatttaattcATTCAGATGTCTAATTACAAATTTACCCTACAATAAAGTTTacttttctaaaaaagaaaagtcttTTGTAATCGAAAGGATTATATAGGGTCGGATGGGTCAATCTCACTTATCTCTTAAATATTCTTTTGAAAATGAGTGAGGTCGACTACCATTCAAAAAGAAAGTTTAAAATTTCTAAATAATATTAACAAAGTGAGTTTAACTCAGTGGTGTAGTCTCTAGAGGTCGGAGATTATTACGCTATAAtactataaattttattatttaaaaaagaataataagaatcaaattgttgaatgggaaaataaaagaataaaataccGTCGCCATTGTCGTTAGCTTGCAAGACGATGAAGACGTACTTAACCAAAGGAATCAAAGTGAGTGTATAATAAATCAACGACAACACTCCCAAAACGTCGTCCTTATGTTTAATCCCCACCGGAAAACTGCTCTGAAAAACGTACAACGGAGACGTCCCGATGTCTCCGTACACTATTCCAATGCTCTGAAACGCCAATTGCAGAGTCACCCACCACCCGGCCGCAGCTCGGTTCCCACGGTGGCCGTCGAGGTTGTTCGATTCAATGTCTAAAGAGTCGAAACGGCGTAGTTTTGGCAATGAGAGAACTTTCAGATCGTCTGTTATTTCAACTTCGCGGGCCAttgtttctttattatttttagagAGAGGAAGGGTAAGTGGTGATATAATGTATTGTTTATGGAAGTGAAGAAGAAGGGTTAAGATGTTATTTATAGAGAATAAATAATTAGTTTCGTTTTTCATTTtcgggttttttttttccttatcaCGTTTAATTTATATCAAATAAAAGTTTTATTTACTTTATAATCTATTTTCTTTGTTTACTTTTATTCATGTAGTTTGGAAAATCCGTTTTTTTGGTTTTGTCAATAATATGAGCATACTAAGAGGgaaattaaaataattcttttatcTACCATTGACCTATTTATTATATTACGGGAGAATTATCAAAAATGGTAGATTTgttaaactatttacaaaatgtaGTAAAATTTCATATCCTATCAATAATACTcgttaataaatactaataataaacaatgatagaagtttattagtttatatcatttataaaatccaaaagtttgctatattttgtaaatattttaatttattttattatatttaaaaatgtcgcttattatttttgtttatatattttatgaataattaattttaaagaatGTTACTTTTACGTGTAATGACTGAAGGTAGTATAGATATGATCTTCATATGATAGTCATATTAAAAAGATTCATATAAAGGTAAGAGGTTCAAAATTGTTATTTTGCATATGGTTAACTAAAATAAATTCATTACCGTCCTTAAaatcttttttagaaaaaaaaaatgaattattttgaCAATGCAAATTTGGTGCAAAGTTACAAATAGGACTAAAGAGAAGACCTCTTAGACATATAATACTTACTTTGGGAAAGTTTTGACAAGTGTTACATGTTCTTAAGTTTAAAAATATAGgtttaaatcttattttaatctctaaacttttttttctcattctaTTTCGGTTTCTATATTTCTAAAAACGTTTGTTTTAGTCCCtgaatttttgaaaaacttATTTTAGTCTTTGCCGTTAAAATTTCGTTAACTCTAACTGAATGGTGAGATCACTTCCATATTTGAATGATTCGGTTGTCAAATAAGATGATTAATCTTAATAATCTacgattttaatttttaattaaatattagatggtaaaattgatattttatgGAAAAACTCAAAAAGTAACTTTGACTTCGAAATTTTTATTATTGTCATCATTTTGGTGCACCAAGTTATATGCTAGATGAAATTCATCTacatacaaattttttagtgcCCTAAGTTTGGGATATTTTGTGCTAATTTATTGAGTTTATTTTATACATGTGTTGTAATtgctttatttttttagtttattttacctTGTCATAGATGTTAACATCGATATATTAGCTAgttcgtttttatttttttaatacttaATGTCATTATTCCGATTTGCTTTAAGATTCcaatatgaaaaaataaataaagagtgGGGAGTGAAAGAGGAGATAAGAAAGATTtaaattttggagaaaaaagaACAATTAGTTTTTTATTTGCGAGAGATTAATTATGTTTCCCCGTTGTCATAAAAGATAATAAACTAACAAGATTTTCTATGTTATTTATCAGTTTAATTAATACGATGAATATAGAGCCCAATAATCCAAATATAGAAATCtcattttatcatttaattaaATACTTAATAGAATTCTAACGACAAGGACCAAAGTGAGCTTTTCTCAAAAGTTCGAAGATCAAAACGGacacttttaaaagtttagggaccaaaatagaattttaacgaaaaaaatatatacatataagtgaaaaccaaacaaatttaataaaatatggAACAGaagattaaataattttatgaaattatattttaatttgtttaatatatatatatatatatatatatatatatatatatatatatatatatatatatatatatatatttgtgggTGGAAAGTActgtaaataacaaaattattaaaaatattttcaaaatatacgATGGATAGTGATAATAGTCTATCATTGTTGATTGTTGTTGGTGATATACAATTAAATTTACATTCAACGACCGGTTTAAGTTTTTTGGTGAATTGagtttaatatggtatcagtTTCAGAAACAGGTGATCCAAGAAAGtttgataaaagtc
It contains:
- the LOC103492897 gene encoding potassium transporter 5-like; translated protein: MAREVEITDDLKVLSLPKLRRFDSLDIESNNLDGHRGNRAAAGWWVTLQLAFQSIGIVYGDIGTSPLYVFQSSFPVGIKHKDDVLGVLSLIYYTLTLIPLVKYVFIVLQANDNGDGGTFAMYSLLCRYAKVGLIPSQQAEDEEVSNYELDIPNNRVRRASWLKSQLENRRSAKLFLLFATMLGTSMVIGDGVLTPCISVLSAVGGIRIAISSITQDTIVGISAGILVCLFMAQRFGTDKVGYTFAPIICIWFIFIAAIGFYNFVNYDPSVVTALNPKYIIDYFRRNKTEAWISLGGIVLSITGTEALFADVGHFSVRSIQISMCAVTYPALLLAYTGQASYLRIHIDDVGDTFFKSIPDPLYYPMFVVAVLSAIIASQAMISGTFSIIQQSLSLGCFPRVKIVHTSSKYEGQVYIPQVNFLLMLAFLAVTLAFKDTNKIGNAYGIAVVFVMTLTSSFLVLIMIMIWKTHMVLIIIYILVIGSLELLYLSSVLYKFDQGGYLPLAFALALMAIMYTWNTVYRRKYYYELHNKISSHQLKDILSVANPCRVQGLAIFYSELVQGIPPIFKLYMANVPVLHQTLVFVSIKSLPISKVPSDERFLFRRVEPRELGIFRCVVRYGYTDGHNDVQESFERSLVEKLKGFLRDDVRVSVKVEEEENHENGVIIEEEKQNIREVELEKEIEDVDKAWENGVVHLVGESEIIAKEGSNLWKRILIDYIYNFLRNNLRQSERVFDIPHNRLLKVGMTYEL